The genomic stretch GATCCTTGAGAGGTGGTCAGCTACCTTGTTCTCTACTCCACTCCTATCtttaatctcaatatcaaattctTGGAGCAGCAGGATCCACCTTATTAGTCTGGGTTTAGACTCTTGTTTGGTAAGCAAGTATTTGAGTGATGCATGATCAGTGAACACAATTACTTTTGAGCCGATGAGATATAatctaaatttatcaaaagCAAAAACTATGGCTAAAAGTTCTTTCTCCGTGGTGGTAtagttcctttgattctcaTTAAGGACCTTGCTAGAATAGTAAATAACATGTACTAGCTTATCTTTCCTCTGTCCTAGAACAACACCAACAGCAAATTCAaatgcatcacacattagttcaaagggaaGATCCCAGCTTGGTGGTGCTATAATAGGTGCAGAGGAGAGTTTATTTTTGAGTTCGTCAAAGGCTACCATGCACTCtctatcaaaaacaaaaggagtatttgagacaagtaggttgctaaggggttttgcaatctttgaaaaatctttaataaacctcctatagaacccagcgtgtcccaaaaagcttctgattgttttgacattgcaaggtggaggtaatttttcaattacttccacttttgccttgtctACTTCTATGCCATCTTTCGAAATCTTGTGACCAAGAACCaccccttcagtcaccataaaatgccacttctcccagtttaaaaccaggttggtttCTTGACACCTTTTTAGCACAAGAGCGAGATAGTATAGgcaatcagagtatgagttccCGAACACAGAGAAGTTGTCCATAAATACTTCTATgaacttctcaatcatatctgaaaaaatggagagcatgcacctttgaaatgttacaggtgcattgcacaatccaaagggcatcCTCCTATAAGCAAAAACACCATATGGACATGTAAATGAAGTTTTTCCTGATCCTTGGGGTCTACAACAATTTGGTTATAGCccgaatatccatccaggaaacAATAATACTTATGTCCTACCAATCTCTCAAGCATTTGGTCCATGAAGGGTAGGGGAAGTGATCCTTCCGAGTGGCTTTATTAAGTTTTCGGTAGTCAATGCACATACACCATCCAGTCACTGTCCTTGTGGGTATCaattcattcttctcatttgcCACAATAGTGAtccctcccttcttagggactaCTTGCACTGGGCTTACCCAAGGGCTTtctgagatggggtagatcACCCCTGCTTGCCACAATTTCAGCACTTCTTTCTGAACCACTTCAGTCATAGTTGGGTTCAGCCTCCTTTGTTGTTGTCTTGAAGGTTTGGCATCCTTTTCAAGTAAGATCTTATGCATACACATTGAAGGACTGATCCCCTTTAAATCTGCAAGTGTCCAGCCTATGGCATCCTTGTGTTGACTGAGCACTTGGATaagttcctcttcttgttccttactCTGACTTGAATTTATGATTACTGGGTAAGTGTTGTTAGCACCCAGATATGCATATTTTAAGCTGGGTGGTGAGGCTTTTAGCTCTAGTTTTGGTGACTCTGCATCTTTGTTGTCTGTGGTAGTTGGCATGATTGAGTTCCTTATGGTTGCTTGTGGTAGTTCTCCATCTGGTGCTTGTTCTGGCTCAATGCTTCCTCCACATTGTTCTTCTTTCATGACTTCTTGAACTATCTGTTCCGTGGTGTCTACCAGCATGTATTCTCCTATGGATTCTTTGGGGTAACTCATTGCTTTAAAGACATTGAAGACCATTTTCTCTTCATGCAATCACAAGACCAGTTCCCCTTTCTGCACATCAATGATGGTTCCAGCAGtagctagaaatggtcttcctaggatgattgACGTATTGGCCTCTTCTTCCATGTCCAGCACAACGAAATCAGCAGGGAAGATGAATTCTCCCACTTTCACTAGCAAGTCTTCCACCACCCCATGTGGAAACTTAAATGTTCTGTCAGCCAATTGGAATGCCATTCTTGTtggcttggcttcctcaatcttcCTCCTTCTCATCATGGTTAGGGACATAAGATTTATGCTAGCCCCCAAATAACATAAAGCTTTCTCAATAGTGATGTCCCCTATGTTGCAGGGAATTTGAAAACTCCCTAGGTCTTTCAGCTTTTGAGGTAGCTTCTTCTGTATGATGGCGCTGCATTCCTTAGTCAATATTATGGTTTCCTTTGCCTCTGAGTTACTCTTTTTGGTTATAAGCTCCTTTAAGAAGttggcatagagtggcatttgttctaatgcctcagcaaatggtatgttgatttggagcttcttgaagatctctaggaacttagagaTCTGGCCATCTTTCCCATCTTTTCTCAGTCTTTGTGGGTATGGTGCCTTTGGCACATAGGGCTCCAAAACTAGTTTTGGTGGAGGTGAAGCTGGGATCTCCCCTTCATCCTCGTTCCCATGTTTTGATGCAACCTCTTCATGATTATCTTTGCTTGGGGTTCCTTCCTCTACAACCTTTTCACTTCTTAGAGTTATGGCTTTACATTCCCCTCTTAGGTTAGCCATGGTATCGCTGGGAAATATGTGTGTGGGAAGTGGGATTTGCTTAAACAAAAtccctacttgtgcctccaactTTGAGATTGCTGCGccttgatttttcagatttgaCTTGTATTCCTCTTGATTAGCATCTATCTTTTTGTCAGTTTGTGCTTGTCTGTCCATCAGGGTGGAGACTTCTCCTGAAATCTAGGATGACAATTGTGCCATTGCAGCCTCCATCTTGTCAAAGTTGCTCTTGATTTTGCATGGTTGCATAGTTGAGGATGGTGCATCTTGATTGAGGTTGTTGTGTATGGGTTGGTTGTTATGGTATGATGTGTTTTGTGAGTTATGGTAGGGTCTATAGTTCCCTGTTTGATGGTTGGGATTGTGGTTGGGATGCTGATTTGATGAATAAGGCTTGTTGTGGTCCTGGTTGTGGTTTTGTtgatttccccacccaaagtttgggtggttcttccaacctTGGTTGTATGTCTTAGAGTGTGGGTCATATGGTGTTCTGGATGAATTGTGCACATAATTAGCttgttcccagtcaccttcagattctgatgcattctcttcttgttgaggagtttgGTCTTGAATGACTGAGGCTTGGTTGGCCTCCATCCTCGTGGTTAAGGCTGCTATTTGTGCTGCAATTGCCTTGTCCTGAGCTAACCAAGCATCTACAGAGTTGAGTTCTATCATTCCCTTCTTCTGAGTCCTTTCTGAAGCATAGAAATATTCATTTTCGGCTacagtctcaatgacatctatggcctcttcaatggttttctttttgttgagtgAGCCTCTTGAAGAATGATCCACTGCCTTCTTTGCTTCATAGGATAGTCCATCATAAAAGATATGTAGTTgtacccattcattgaacatttccggtgggcatcttcttgtcAGATCTTTAAATCTCTCCTAGGCTTCATAGAGTGTTTCTCCATCTTATTGTCTGaaagtttgcacctcagctctcagcctatTGATTCTTTGTGGAGGGTAAAATCCTGCAAGAAATCTATTTACGACCTCCTCCCATGTAGTTAGGCTatccttggggaatgattccAACCACTTTGCTGCCTTATCTTtgagtgagaaagggaacaaGAGTAGTTTGTAAATGTCAGGGTGTACCCTATTGGACTTTACAGTATCACATATCCTCAAGAATGTGCTGAGATGTTGATTAGGGTCTTCATGGGCACTTCCTCCATATGAGAAATTATTCTGAACAAGTGTGATGAGccgaggcttcagctcaaaattattggcatgAATTGTTGGCTTTAGGATGCTGCTGCCACAATTTCCTAGATTTGGGTTGATGTAGGAGCCTAAgactctcctttcttgccca from Arachis stenosperma cultivar V10309 chromosome 9, arast.V10309.gnm1.PFL2, whole genome shotgun sequence encodes the following:
- the LOC130949523 gene encoding uncharacterized protein LOC130949523 gives rise to the protein MPLYANFLKELITKKSNSEAKETIILTKECSAIIQKKLPQKLKDLGSFQIPCNIGDITIEKALCYLGASINLMSLTMMRRRKIEEAKPTRMAFQLADRTFKFPHGVVEDLLVKVGEFIFPADFVVLDMEEEANTSIILGRPFLATAGTIIDVQKGELVL